GCCGTTGCAGAAATAATTCGTGAAGCACAGAGAAGAGCAGGTAAAAAAGATTCATTAACACTTAAACTAAGAGATCTTGGAGGTCTTGTAAGGGCAGCTGGTGACATTGCTAAAGGTGAAGGTGCAGACAGTGTTACAATAGCTCATGTTATTAGTGCTAAAAAACTTGCAAGAACACTCGAACAACAGATCGCTGATAGATACATAGTTCAGAGGAAAAAGTACAGTGTCTTCAAATCTGAGGGAAGCGAAGTTGGAAGGGTGAACGGTCTGGCAATAATAGGTGATCGAAGCGGTATATTACTCCCAATAGCTGCAGAATCAGCTCCGGCACAGAGTAAGGATGAAGGTAAAATTATAGCAACTGGTAAACTGGGAGAAATTGCTAAGGAAGCAGTTCAGAACGTCAGTGCTTTGATTAAAAAGAATACAGGTACTGATATATCCAATCATGATATACACATACAGTTCCTTCAAGCATACGATGGTGTTGAAGGAGACAGCGCAAGTGTATCAATTGCAACAGCAGTTGTATCTGCACTTGAAAACGTTCCAGTAGACCAATCAGTTGCATTAACCGGATCATTAAGTGTTAGGGGAGATGTTATGCCTGTAGGTGGAGTTACTGGTAAAATTGAAGCTGCTGCTGAGGCAGGAATGAAAAAGGTCCTTATACCTGCTGCTAATATGGATGATGTTATGATCGAGGAAAGATACAAGAATAAAATTGAAGTCATTCCAGTAGAGAATATGAGCGACGTATTAGAACATGCACTTATTGGTAATGGTAAAGAAGGTCTCATTGAAAAGATGAAGAAAATAACTGATATAGTTCCAAAGGGAATACTTCAGAAACCACATAAACCAGTAACCCACTGAGGATTAATTAAATTGTATATAACGAAAGGATTTCCTTTCATTTTTTTTAATTTTTAAATTTATTATATATTTGAGGTCTTTCTTTTTTCAGATATTTTTCAACAATTCTTCATATCCGGATTTTACATAGTATTATAAGTGTGGATAACAAATATTTTACAATAGGATTAATTTATTGAATAAAAATAAAAGTTGATCCTGGATTCAAATTAATTTAGTAGGTACTAATTTTTGATATCAAAGAGATTTAAATTCGAAAGATAACATTTTGAGCGTATAAAGCCTATTTTTTTATTGGATTCCGGGAAGGTAAAAGGAAGATAAAATGGAAAAACTTAGATTTAAAGATTTAGATATATCTAGCGAGATACAGAGAGCTGTTGAAGACATGGGATTCGAGGAGGCCACTCCGATTCAATCTCTTGCAATACCACATGTCCTAAAGGGAAAAGACGTTACTGGTCAGGCCCAGACAGGAACAGGTAAAACAGCAGCCTTTGGAATACCAATACTGGAGATGGTTGACCCATCCGAAAGGGATCTCCAGGCAGTTATACTGTGTCCAACCAGAGAACTTGCAATTCAAGTTGCAGAAGAACTGAAAAAACTCTCAAAATACATGAAGAGAGTTTCTGTATTACCCATATATGGTGGCCAGCCAATAGATAGGCAGATTAAAGCACTTAAAAAGGGTGTGCAAATTATAATAGGCACACCTGGTAGAGTGATGGATCATATGAGGCGTGGAACCTTAGATATGGGAAAAGTTAAAGTTTTAGTTCTTGACGAAGCCGATGAAATGCTTGATATGGGATTCAGAGAGGATATAGAGTTTGTTTTGGATTACATACCTGATGAGAGACAGATACTTCTTTTCTCAGCAACAATGTCTCCAGATATTTTGTACATAACCCGAAGATATCAGGATGACCCAGAATTTTTGAAAGTTGTACCCAAGGAACTTACAGTACCAGAAACCGAGCAGATCTATTTTGAAGTGAAAGAAAAAATGAAATTAGATGTACTTTCACGCCTTTTAGACATTAGTGACTTTAAATTATCTCTTGTCTTTTGTAACACCAAAAGAAGAGTTGACAAACTTGTAAGCCACCTTCAAATAAGGGGATATGCTGCTGATGGCCTCCATGGAGACATGAGTCAGAGACAGAGGGATAGTGTAATGTCCAAGTTCCGATCAGGAAACATAGAGATCCTAGTTGCTACAGATGTTGCTGCACGTGGAATAGATGTTGAAAATGTAGAAGCAGTTTTCAACTATGATGTGCCAAATGATGATGAATACTACGTTCACAGAATAGGAAGAACAGGAAGAGCAGGTAAAACTGGTATTGCTTATACTTTTGTTTCTGGAAAAGAAGTTTATCAACTAAGGGACATAATGAGGTACACAAAAACTAAGATCGAACAACAGCAGATACCATCCATTAGTGATGTCCAAGAGATCAAAACAACAAACTTCCTCGAGAAGATTAAACGAATAATAAACAATGAAAAACTCGATAAAGAAGTTCATATGGTTGAGAAGATGATGGCAGAAGACTACAGTTCAGTAGAAACAGCTGCAGCTCTTTTAAGGATTGTTATGGAAAAATCAGGCAACAGTCCTCAGGCATCAGCCGAAGAATTCGGAGATACTGGTGCAGGATCAGGACAAGTTCGATTCTTTATTAACATAGGAAGAAAGGACAGGGCTAAAGCAAGGGATATTATAAAAGCTATAGCCGATAGGACCGGACTTTCAAGCGGTTCCATTGGAAAAATAGATGTATTCGACAAGTTTTCATTTGTTGAAGTACC
This Methanobacterium spitsbergense DNA region includes the following protein-coding sequences:
- a CDS encoding DEAD/DEAH box helicase codes for the protein MEKLRFKDLDISSEIQRAVEDMGFEEATPIQSLAIPHVLKGKDVTGQAQTGTGKTAAFGIPILEMVDPSERDLQAVILCPTRELAIQVAEELKKLSKYMKRVSVLPIYGGQPIDRQIKALKKGVQIIIGTPGRVMDHMRRGTLDMGKVKVLVLDEADEMLDMGFREDIEFVLDYIPDERQILLFSATMSPDILYITRRYQDDPEFLKVVPKELTVPETEQIYFEVKEKMKLDVLSRLLDISDFKLSLVFCNTKRRVDKLVSHLQIRGYAADGLHGDMSQRQRDSVMSKFRSGNIEILVATDVAARGIDVENVEAVFNYDVPNDDEYYVHRIGRTGRAGKTGIAYTFVSGKEVYQLRDIMRYTKTKIEQQQIPSISDVQEIKTTNFLEKIKRIINNEKLDKEVHMVEKMMAEDYSSVETAAALLRIVMEKSGNSPQASAEEFGDTGAGSGQVRFFINIGRKDRAKARDIIKAIADRTGLSSGSIGKIDVFDKFSFVEVPQASASEVISSMRGAKIKGRSVNMEPANKRS